The following is a genomic window from Campylobacter lari subsp. lari.
TATTAGTAATTACAAGGATGAAGCTAAATGATAGTGGCAATTGAAGGAATAGTGAGTAAAAAAGAACCTACTTTTGTAGTTTTAAAAACTTCAAGTGGGGTAAGTTATGGTGTTTATGTGTCGCTTTTTTGCTCAAGTAATTTTGAAAAAGATCAAAAAATTGAGTTTTTAATCACACAAATTATCAAAGAAGACTCTCATAAATTATATGGATTTTTAGATATAAATGAGCAAAGAATGTTTGAATTATTAATCAAAATTAGTGGTATAGGAGCAACTACTGCTATGGCACTTTGCTCAAGTTTAGATACTAATACTTTCTATACAGCTTTACAAAGTGGCGATGAGAGTGTATTTAAAAAGGTTCCTGGTATTGGCCCAAAGAGTGCAAAAAGAATTATAGCTGAGTTAAGTGATGCAAAAATCAATATAGAAAATTCTAATCAAGACCATGCACAGGCTTTGGCGGCCTTACTTTCACTTGGTTTTAAACAAGAAAATATTTTAAAAGTTTTAAGA
Proteins encoded in this region:
- the ruvA gene encoding Holliday junction branch migration protein RuvA, whose translation is MIVAIEGIVSKKEPTFVVLKTSSGVSYGVYVSLFCSSNFEKDQKIEFLITQIIKEDSHKLYGFLDINEQRMFELLIKISGIGATTAMALCSSLDTNTFYTALQSGDESVFKKVPGIGPKSAKRIIAELSDAKINIENSNQDHAQALAALLSLGFKQENILKVLRTCESQNTSELIKEALKKLA